Genomic DNA from Modestobacter versicolor:
GCCAGCAGGAGCCCCGCCCCCGCACCTGGGGCGCCGCACCCGACCGCCTCGGTGAGGGCGGCTCCGCCCTGACCGCCGACCAGTCCGCGTCAGCCGGCGTGGACGTCCGTGTCTGACCAGGAGACCGCTCGATGACCACCCCGATCGGCACCGTCGGCACGCCGACCACGACCGCCACCACCTCGGCGACCCGCAACGACCAGATGGGCAAGGACACCTTCCTCAAGCTCCTGGTCGCCCAGATGCGCTACCAGGACCCCAGCAACCCGACCAGCAGCAGCGAGTTCATGGCCCAGACGGCGACCTTCACCCAGGTGGAGAAGCTCGAGGAGATCGCCTCGCAGAACCGCGAGCTGCTCACCCTGCAGCGATCGCTCAGCGCCGGCGCGCTGGTCGGCAAGCACGTCGCGTACACCGCCGACGACGGCACCACGGTGACCGGCGCGGTCTCCTCGGTCGTCGTCACCAGCGGCAGCGAGCCCCGCGCGATCGTCGGCGACAAGGCCGTCCCGCTCGGCCGCATCACCGAGATCACCCTCCCCGAGGTCGACGCCCCGGCCACGGGCACCCCCGCCAGCTGACCCCGGCGTCCCCCGACTCCTGCACTCCCCCACCCCACCCGAGGAGCTCCTCGCATGCTGCGTTCCATGTTCTCGGCCATCTCCGGCCTCCGCGCCCACCAGACCAAGCTCGACGTCGCCGGCAACAACATCGCCAACGTCAACACCGTCGGCTTCAAGGGCAGCCAGACCGTCTTCGAGGACACCCTGAGCCAGGTGCTGCGCAACGGCTCCTCGCCCAACGGCACCACCGCCGGCACCAACCCGGCGCAGGTCGGACTGGGCGTCAAGGTCGCCGGCATCACCACCAACTTCGGCCAGGGCTCGACCCAGAACACCGGCCGGGCCAGCGACTTCATGATCAGCGGCGACGGCTTCTTCGTCACCAAGGTCGGCAACGAGCAGCTCTACACCCGGGCCGGCTCCTTCGACACCGACGGCGTGGGCAACCTGATCACCCCCGACGGAGCGAAGCTGCAGGGCTGGATGGCCAGCCCGACCGGCGTCGTCGACATGAACGGCCCGGTCGTCGACCTGCGCATCCCGACCGGCCAGGTGCTCGCCCCGGTGGCGACCACCGGGTCCTCGATCGCCGGCAACCTCTCCGCCTCGGCCGCCACCGGCACCGCGGTGACCTCGCAGGTCAACGTCTACGACGACCTGGGCAACGCCCACCCGGTCAGCGTCACGATGACCAAGCTCGCGGCCGCCGCCGGCCCCCCGGTGGTCGCGGAGAACAGCTGGAGCCTGCAGTTCGCCGACACCACCACGACGCCGCCCTCGCCGCTGGGCGGCACCACCCTGGTGTTCGCCGACGGGACCGTCGCCGGCCAGCCGGCCGGCACGCTGATCAGCGGCGACACGTACACGGTCGGCGCCGCCGGTGGCGCGTGGACCAAGCCCGTCGACTTCGACCTGACCTCGCTGACCCAGTACGGCGGCAAGAGCGACGCGGCGGCGAAGAACACCGCGGAGAGCGGCTCGG
This window encodes:
- a CDS encoding flagellar hook assembly protein FlgD, coding for MTTPIGTVGTPTTTATTSATRNDQMGKDTFLKLLVAQMRYQDPSNPTSSSEFMAQTATFTQVEKLEEIASQNRELLTLQRSLSAGALVGKHVAYTADDGTTVTGAVSSVVVTSGSEPRAIVGDKAVPLGRITEITLPEVDAPATGTPAS
- a CDS encoding flagellar hook protein FlgE is translated as MLRSMFSAISGLRAHQTKLDVAGNNIANVNTVGFKGSQTVFEDTLSQVLRNGSSPNGTTAGTNPAQVGLGVKVAGITTNFGQGSTQNTGRASDFMISGDGFFVTKVGNEQLYTRAGSFDTDGVGNLITPDGAKLQGWMASPTGVVDMNGPVVDLRIPTGQVLAPVATTGSSIAGNLSASAATGTAVTSQVNVYDDLGNAHPVSVTMTKLAAAAGPPVVAENSWSLQFADTTTTPPSPLGGTTLVFADGTVAGQPAGTLISGDTYTVGAAGGAWTKPVDFDLTSLTQYGGKSDAAAKNTAESGSAMGVLEGYSLSNDGTIVGIYSNGLRQSIGQLALATFTNPGGLEKAGNSSFRAGDNSGNPLVGTAGSGGRGSLSAGALEMSNVDLAEEFTGLIVAQRGFQANSRVITTSDEILQDLVQLKR